CTGACCCAGGTGAGGGGTGACACAAGACTGCTAGAGAGGATCAGCAGAGCACTGCCTGGAAGCCAACAACATCCATGGGTCAGTGGTGGAGTCAATATGCTTGGATATGCCCACACACATTACCCTACCTGTGCAAAATCTCCCCTGCTTCTAGCTTCAGCGTTCCAGACTCAAGCCCCACGCTCACTTTTCACAGGGTTGATGCAAAATGGTTCGTAATACTTTCTGGCTCCTTgggcagagaagaaagggaCCCACAAATCTGCATCTACAGGTGAAAAATGCTTgcaaggaagggagggaaggaaggagaaaagtaagACGGTAAATAACTGAACTGTGACTTTTGCTACCTCTGCAAAAGactcattttcttattttcctcttttcttaaaaaaggaaaaaaaaagaaaaaaaaagaaagtaaataacaGACAGCAGAACACTGCCTGTCAAGTTTTGTCCCAACTGCTTTGTGCAAGGATACTGAAGAACGGTATGGAAGGTATTAAACTCACCTAGCACAACTACTACTGTTCCTGTACTGGGGTACAgtcctccctttttctccctcaacAAACTTTCCTGATTAGTTTCTGTCTTCACACCCAGGCTGACTTCTGCACTCTGGTCTCCAAACAGTGACCTCATTGCGTTGTTCAGCTGGTGAGAAACTACAGTAAAATGGGAGAGGTAAATAAAGGGGGGGAACTAATGGCCAGAAGATTTAGGAGGTAAGAGTCTGCTACTCGGCGTCCCACTTCCATTGTGTGCCCGAGCTTGAGAAAGTGCAAGTTCAGCCTCGATGAGCTCTTTTCTATGCTGGTTCCTCTGGAAACTCAGCTCAGCCCTCCAGATGGTGTACGTTGAATAATGACTCAGTACAACCAGTGTGCATGTTGTGTGCCCACATGTATTTAGACCCATGCTCCTGTCACTGCCACAGATCCCACAGAGTGCTGGAATCCACGCATCTACCGCAGCAAGGCTCTGTGTTCCCAGGCCAACTGGCTCatcaatatataaatattaaaactagAGTCCGTGTTGTCATGCAGTCAAATTTGTGACAATTCCTGTAGAGATCAGTGTGACTGTCACCAGATGAGCTGTAGTTCATGCTCACGCTGgttaaagaaataacattaaCAACACTCTGCCTAAGAGGAGTGTGTTCCGTATCACTGTACAACGCAGCCTTCAATACCTTTCTTCAGGATGTGTCTTGAAGTCTCACCCTGTTTCTGACCCTAACAGACACCTCCAGGTCCTGGCCAGAAGCAGCTCAACTCACATTTGTCTTCCCAGACACTCAGTAAACACctttgtgtcttttttctttagaggaAGGGGTCTTGCTGAGCTCACCCTGAAATATATCACCATGGACAAAAGGGCTGAAAGGTTAAGGAGCTCCGGGGGGTAGttcagcagagagctgggggCCAGGCGCCTGCCAGAACCAAAGCTATAAAGGCAAGGAGGGGACAGGGATCACAGATGCTGCAGATCCTGCCTCACCTCCCACAAGCCCTGGGATAAGAAGATGCTGGGGCTCCAGTCATGGCCTTGCTCgcttttcctcctctcagtTCTGCTCTCTGCCAGCGTTCAAGCTATGTCCTTACCAGGACAGAGGCTACAGGTAGGAggggctgggatggagctgaGGGAGGTTTCAGGAGTAGCAGGGGCAATTTGGGGAGGTCGTGTTTGAACCTGGGATGAGTGGTGAACCCAAATTCCAGCTACCAGAGGGTGCTGTCTATTCTCACTGCTCTTTCCCCTTCAGTCTAATAACCTCAGCTCTAGGATGACTGTATCTTTATAACCCAGTTCCTTGGGGAGCACCAGCATTTCAaggcagaaaacagacaaaagtgTTTTAGTGCTCTTTGGTCTGGGGCAGGCTGACTGGGGGACTCCACACTGTCTGCGGAGGCTTTTAGCTGTAAAGAGACTAGTCCTATCTAACTcagccctgtgccagcagccagcagaaatcACAGTCACGTCCCTTGCATTAAGTGACAAGCGGGCATGCAGAGGGATCTGCGAGAGATACTGTACGTAGTGGTTATCCACTATGCTCAGTGGCCTGGTTCTGACATTTCAGAAGGAAGGTGCACCATGTTATGTTGGGATTTTCACTCCTAAGCTCAGTCATACCCCACAGTAGGCCCTCTTCTAGTCCAAGAGTCAAGATGCTAGCTAAGGGCTTCTTCATTCTGGTAAATCTTTTACTCTCACCAATTGCAGAAACAATATTTAGGGCTTTTGAATTTAcccagcttctttttttccaacccCTAACCTGTGCTCTGACACATTGTGTTCACATCATTCACCCTGTCCAATAAGGACAACTGCAGGGAAGTAGTTAGGATATGAACTAAAAACACAAGACCGATTCTGCTATGACTCACCATGGAGACGCTTTCACTCCTCGCTGAAGATGTCTGTGTCCGCTTCAATTAACTCACTGCTGAACAGAATGGAGCTAAATTGCAGAAAGGCATCTTCAGCCTTAGGTCAGCAAGCATCCACAAGAGGAATAGATGTGAAACAGCTACTGCAGGCTGACCCCATGGGCAGTAATGCTGTGCCTCCTCAGGCCTGGCGTACCTCCTGACTCATCTCCCTACAGCCGGAGGCTGCTGGCAGTGACAGAAGCATATAATTGAATTAGCACGTGCCCACCTGCACCGAAAACATTGAGAATTTCCTAGTAGATGAGAAGCCTGCCTTCCTCATGCCTTCTTCCATGACGCTGCCATGCCTGCCTCTCCCTTATTTTAGAACCAAGCATTTGGGTTAGGtcctgcttccccagcagccctctGGAGAATGCCATGAAGCAGTCTGAGCACACAGCTCAGCATCAGCAAAAGGACCAAGGCCTGAAGCCTTGATTATCTTCAAGTGCAGAGGGGGGATCCTATTAACAACAGCAGGGCAAGGGATGCACGGAGAGGCACACCCACACCAGCTTCCTACCTGCTCTTTCGGACAGCAAAATCATTTCagactgcaggagctgcagttcTAGCCCTTCCCTTGGTGACCTTGGTCTGGATGCAATGTCACAGACACAGTGCTTCGTGCACAGACACTATTTTATGTCCTGCCTGAGTCTGGGGGAAGGTGTGGGGCTGTGGGACAGTGGGTTTGGGGTGCAAGGCTTATCACCAGGATAGATAAATGAGAAACGGGAGCACAGGCACCTCCACTGTTACCACATCTCTTCCCTGTTTATCCACCTTCCCAGATGctcctttcccagctgctgcccctggaCTCTGAATCCACGCAGGCCGAAGAAGAGAACACAAAGGAGGAGGGGTCCAGCTcgggacctcagctgctctccccCACCCTCCCATTCCTCCCTTCTGGGGCCAGAGCTGCCCGTGCCCCGCTCTGGCGCAAGACCCTCACCAGTCGCAAGTGGGCACTCTCTGGAGACTGGGCCTGGAAGGCCATGCCCAGGGGCTGCTTTGGGCTGAAACTGGATCGGATCGGGACCTTCAGTGGTTTGGGGTGCTAGGCCTGGAGAGACCTGGAGGTGAGCGGGCCGGCAGTGAGGGGTCAGCAAATGTAAGGGGAGACCTCAGGGCATGAATTGTGGGGAGTGCCTGGagtgggggggcggggggagggggggaagccGGCCCCAGGATGGGTTGTGGGGCAGAAAGAGCTTTGTGCTGGTGGGGTAACACAATGAGCGTGGACATGGCAGCGCTGACCTTCATGCTGCCTGAGCCGTGTGGGGGATGTAGGGCCCAGCCGGTGTctggctgctgggcagctcACCGGCCATGCCTGTCCGCAGGTGGAGAAGGAGCCTGCGGAGGACCAGCTCGGGACAAGACGGGAAGGAGCACGGCCAGCCAGCGGCTGCAGCCCTGAAGCTCAGGCGAGGAGCACGGAGGAGCCGCATGGCGCTCCTGCTGCCCCTCAGCCCGCTCCTCGTGCGTGAGGACTCGCTCGCTAATTAAACAGAGCTAATTAACTGCCGTGTCCGAGCTCACAGCACCGCCTCCGCGAGAGGCGCCTCGCTCAGACCCAGGGACTGCGCCAGGGGGGCGAGGACCCTCCATGGCCCCTCACCgcacctcctctcccaccccgggccgccgccgcccgccgggaGGTGGCGGCAGAGCCCGCGACACGGCTCCGGCCCCAGCAccggccccggctccggctccggcggcggcgcggcccccACGCGCGGGGCCATTTTGGGTGCTCGCCGCCATTCCGGGTGGGCCGGGCGGCACGCAGCGGCCCGGGGCTggcgctgcggggccgctgCCAGGTGGCTGTGGGAGCAGGCGGCTGAAATATCGATCGTGGGCCCCGCtcgggggcacggggctgctgcgTTGGCTCATCCCGCCCGCACTCTGCCCCCCTGCGCGGGGAGCTCGGCTGCCGGAGTGTTTGCTGAGCAAACAGAGGGCCTCCCGTGCGTGCAGGGGGTGTCCAGGCAGCTCCCCCGACCCCGCGGCCGGCTGCTGTggagggggtgcaggggggctCCCCCCCGCCGAGGGATCACACCCCTTCCGGCTCCGCGGCTGTGTTGCACCAGCTATCCCCCCCTGGCCTTTAAGAAAAGGTCGTAACCTCGGCCGGGGCTAAACTTAGCCGCCTGCACCTCCGTGCACCGGGAATAGCAGCTGTATAAGGAGAGTTGGGTTACGTACGAGATGTGTGACCCCTTGCTAGACGcccccccaccctccctctCCATCTTGAGAGTGTAGCTGGAGTCCTGCTTGGCTGAGCCTTGAGGGAGGCCAGTTTGGCCCTCCACATCTGCAAGCCCACATCCCATGCCTTCCCAaaccttcttcctttcccccctGTCTCCTCTTAGGCACCACATTCCAGGTGCCTGCTCCCTGGGTACCCCCCTCCCAAGGGATGGAGGCTTTCAAGCCTAGCATGGGTCTGTCCCACAGAGTCCAGGCTTGGgctgcaccagccctgctgcttcccagcgGAGCACACTGAGCCAGCACGGCACGGCTTGGAGAGGCTCTCCAGCACGTGGGGTGCCAGTTGGGCCACGGTGGCTGTCACGCGGGGAGCACTCCCTTCTCACACACTCCAAACCCAGCCGGCCAGCAAAAGGCGGGCCAAGGTGGTGGAGGCACGCCGTCAGCTCTCGGGGCAGTGGGCAGGATTTCCGCCGTCACGTCCCGCGGGTAGCAGCAGCGCTGCAGTTCCTCATTAACATGGTCCTCACGCTGTGCCGCGCAGCCTGCTGGGGAGGCAGCCGCATTCAGAGCACGCCTGGCTAAACCCATGCAGGGGAGACAGAGAAAGGAATGGGGCCCTAAGAGCAGGGACCGGCGGCCATCCTTGCTCACGTTGTGATGGCAGGGAGTGGGCCTGGAGACCCGCTGCTCCCTCGGTGTGGGAGGCTTGGGGGACCCACTGCTGCCACGTGCGAGGGCCTAAAAAGGGGGAGcgaagcaggcagcagcccagcacaaCCCTCTCCTTTGTTGCCCAAGGATCGCAGGCCATTCCCCGTGCTGCACGCAGCAGCGAGCCCCCAGGTGTTAGCCCCCCTGTTGCAACCACgacacaccaccaccaccaccaccaccaccaccacgagGGGCTTTGTCTGCCCTGCTACACGCAGGAGGgacacccccccacacaccacACCACACATGGCAACGGAGACCCTcgcccccctcctccccccaaccCAACGCCCGCCTCGGGGCCCTTTG
This genomic window from Cygnus olor isolate bCygOlo1 chromosome 1, bCygOlo1.pri.v2, whole genome shotgun sequence contains:
- the LOC121077719 gene encoding C-type natriuretic peptide 2-like, translated to MLGLQSWPCSLFLLSVLLSASVQAMSLPGQRLQMLLSQLLPLDSESTQAEEENTKEEGSSSGPQLLSPTLPFLPSGARAARAPLWRKTLTSRKWALSGDWAWKAMPRGCFGLKLDRIGTFSGLGC